The following nucleotide sequence is from Mesoaciditoga lauensis cd-1655R = DSM 25116.
AAGGATAAAATCATCGACTCATCTTATAACATATTTACAATTTGTAAACGAATGTACTCTAGGAGGCTGAATAAGCAATTAAAATCAACATAAGGAGGATGAATATGAAGAAATATCTTGTAATTGGCTTCATTGTCATCTTATCTTTAAGTGTTTTAGCATCTGGCATAAAGTTCAGCGTTTTAACTTTTTACACCACTGATCTCCAAACTGGAAATTCTAACATATGGCCTATAGCCTATTTTAGGATACCACTTACAGATAACATAGGTTTAAATGTAGAAGATTATGTAATGTCCACACATGATACTCTGAAAATTGGTGATTTTCAAATCATGGAGCCTACCTACTGGTATGCTTCTTACAGAAGTGGTGGTTTGAAAGCCTACATAGGACATTTTAAATCCAAACATGCCTTGACACGCCGAATGTATCTGTTAAGGGTGGGTGGATTTTACGATACAACTACAGGTGCAGAATTGAGTTACAGTAATTATGACTACGATTTGGGAATAAGATACGATTGGAAATATTCCGAACTGGCAGCTTACGCTGGCCTTCTGGGAAATAATTACAAATTGTATCTTTATGCCTCTAAGGGAGACAAACTTTCTCTTTCAACGAATATGCTTTTTAATTTTTCAAAAGATCTCCTTAATTCTGAGATTTGGGCGGCAGCAGCTTATGATGTAGATCTCTCAAACGTTTCATTTGGAATACCTACGATACTTATAGGAGGAAATTTCTCATTTAAAGTCTTCGATCTAAGCGCTCAATATGCGTTTAGGCCGAACACGAACGCTGCTAAGATATGGTACGATTATAACGATCCAAACAAAGCTGGTTATCCACTTCAAGACTTTAACTCGCTTTTAACATACAAGATCAATGGAAGAGATTCCATCGGAGTAAGGGCAAATTGGAATTCTAATCTTTCAATGCCGGTTTTCGGATTGAAGTTTTCCCACGGCGATCTATCGCTAGAAATCGGAAGTGGAGATCTCAACGGAGGAATAAGTGGAACGCAATATATTACGTTGAACTATTCGAATTATTTTTCAATTCCCTTGACCACACATCCTATTTTTTCATCACCAACCCGAAGCTGGTAATCTTGAAGCCATAGAAAAAGCTCAGGAAAACTCCTGAGCTTTTTCTATCTATTCTTTCATTCCTCAACACACATTTTCAGTAACGAAGTCAATCTTTCCGTCTTTCCTTTTAAAAACAGGTATCCCACAACACTTTCAAAGGCCGTGGCTTTTCTGTAAAAAGGATCCTTACTTCGTGGACTTTTAAGATTTCTTCCACGAAGTGCTACTGCCCTCTCATCTTCTTGAAGCGCGCTTTCTATTTTCTCAAAATACCTAGCTTGTGCGCGTGCGTTGACATGGGTAACCACTTCTTTGTTGTTGAAAGAGTAATTCATCCTACAAAAGAGCTCAAATACAGAATCACCCACATATGCCAGAGACTTCGTCGAGATCTCCCTTAAATCTTTATCAAAATTAATTCCTAAGAATTCCATTTTTTTCCGCTTCCCATTTTCTCAAAGATTCAATTATCTCATCCAATTCTCCATCCATAACTCTATCCAATTTATAAGTTGTAAAACCATTTCTATGATCGCTAACACGATTTTGTGGGTAATTGTAAGTTCTTATCTTTTCACTACGCTCACCACTACCTATTTGATTTCTTCTCATAGAAGAGAGTTTTTCACTTTCTTGCTTACGTTTTAATTCCAACAACCTGGAACGTAATATTTTCATCGCTATTGCCCTATTTTGAATTTGAGAACGCTCCGATTCGCAAACAACGACAATTCCCGTTGGAATGTGTGTTATTCTCACGGCAGACTCAGTTCTGTTCACATGCTGGCCGCCCGCGCCTGATGATCTGAAAGTATCTATTTTTAATTCATCCGGTTTTATGTTTACGTCCATTTCAGAAGCTTCCGGTAGAACGGCAACAGTGGCTGTTGAGGTGTGAATTCTTCCAGAGGCTTCGGTTAAAGGCACTCTTTGAACCCTATGAACTCCGCTTTCATATTTAAAAAGCTTGTAAGCTCCTTTTCCGCTAACTGAAAATACCACTTCTTTGAAACCGTTCAATTCAGTACCATGAGAGTAAAGAATTTCCGTTTTCAATCCATGCCTTTCCGCATATCTTAAATACATTCTTAAAAGATCCCCTGCAAAGAGCGCGCTTTCCTGTCCACCTACACCCGCTCTTATTTCAACTATGACATTTCTATTCATGTCAGGATCGGAATCTTCTAACAGTTGAATAGATTCCTCTTCAAGGGCTTCTATTTCTTTCTCCTTATCAGAAATCTCTTTTCTCACCTCTTCCTCCATATCACCAGACATGATACTTTTAAGTTCCTCAATTTCATTTTTCAGTTTTAAATATCTTTCATACATGTGAGCGCGCTCAGAGATCTCTGAGAGCTCCTTTGAATATTTAATAAACACATCTGGAGAATTCGCCATATCGGGGCTGGAAAGAAGTGTATTTATCTCTTTATATCTATCATAAAACTTTTTAAAGCTTTTTATTATCATATTTGGATTATATCATGCACTTCGCTAAATACTCAATTTGGTGTGCATATAATAGTGGGGTGTAACGATCAAGTAGAATGCGGATTCACAAGTTTGTTACTCATGTTGTGCGTGAACATTACGAAAGGTATTACAAGAAGCATTAATTTCCCTATAAGAACATGCGAGCCACATTTGACGATACTTTTTTTAAATCCGCTTTCCAAATGGCCAATGCATTTTTTCTGGAGTCCTGTCAGAACGGATCCGCTCTTTTTCCCTTGTATAGATATTCGTTTGAATCAGTTTTGGCAAAATTTTAAATGTAGAGTAGGCTTCGTTACTTCTTCTCTTTAGTATTCTGCCAAAACTTGTCCCCCACGCCGGCTTTGCTGCCACTTCCCACACACGTGGGGCAGACTTCTTATACAAAATGACGTCGTTGATATTTTCCCCACAAATCGGCAGAATATCCATAAAAGGATAAAAGGAAAGAAAGGTTTATTTTCCATATTAACTTTCAATATAGAAAACTTTCCAATTGATTTCTCAAACTTGACGCACGTTAAGAGCAAGAGCGTGATA
It contains:
- a CDS encoding Mini-ribonuclease 3, producing the protein MEFLGINFDKDLREISTKSLAYVGDSVFELFCRMNYSFNNKEVVTHVNARAQARYFEKIESALQEDERAVALRGRNLKSPRSKDPFYRKATAFESVVGYLFLKGKTERLTSLLKMCVEE
- the prfA gene encoding peptide chain release factor 1; the encoded protein is MIKSFKKFYDRYKEINTLLSSPDMANSPDVFIKYSKELSEISERAHMYERYLKLKNEIEELKSIMSGDMEEEVRKEISDKEKEIEALEEESIQLLEDSDPDMNRNVIVEIRAGVGGQESALFAGDLLRMYLRYAERHGLKTEILYSHGTELNGFKEVVFSVSGKGAYKLFKYESGVHRVQRVPLTEASGRIHTSTATVAVLPEASEMDVNIKPDELKIDTFRSSGAGGQHVNRTESAVRITHIPTGIVVVCESERSQIQNRAIAMKILRSRLLELKRKQESEKLSSMRRNQIGSGERSEKIRTYNYPQNRVSDHRNGFTTYKLDRVMDGELDEIIESLRKWEAEKNGILRN